CTGTGGACGAAGAAGGCAGCAACGGGTGAAGCAGGGGAACAATGGCACGATGCAGGGGCTCCGGCAAGGTGGCCTAGGTTGGGACCGGCCGGAACGGGACTGGGATGGCGGTCTTAAGGAGCATGCGAGGCGGGGCGGCGCAACAACGCAGGCAGAGGCACGGGAAACGGCAAGGATGCGCAGATCCGGGGTCGGAAGGCGAGCTCTGGTCGTATCCAGGGTGAACGGTGGACTTGGAGCTCCAGGCGTCGGCGTCCATGGCGGCTTGCTCGTTCGTGTCCCTGGAGACAGAGGTAGAGAGGTGGGGCGATGGAGAGAGCGAGATTCGGAGGGAGGTAAGGAAGAAGCACGGGGTGGTCTCCAAGGCCGACGGCTCTCCGGCGAGTCGAGGCGGGGTTGagggcgacgaggagaagcaggaggtgctTGGGCGAAGGCAGGGAGGAGGAGCTCGAGATGGGGCTCCTCGGGCACGAAGTGTGGAGGCGCGTCACTAGATGGATGGATGGTTGCGGCTGCGGGTTGGGTGGCGGCGGAAATCCAGGGAGGTGGTCGGAGCCATCAGGTTGGGGTGGATCGATGGATTGGTTCGGCATGGAAATCGAGGAGGGAAGCTAGCGGCTGCGGGTGAAGACGGAGGAGATCCCAATGTAGATGGTGagaagagtggcggcggcgggtgaggggatgGATGGGACAGCCTAGGTTCTAGGGTTAGGCTGTTATATAGGTAGGTTGGATTAGGGGGAGGGGTTAGCTggaccctccgatcgtaatcggacggctcgaaaaaataggctaggagagtctaacaaagaaccgaagatattttagggatgtttggggatgatccggatccatcggtcacgattgcccgggtcgggttcgggacaactttcggactcGCACGCGAGGGGTCAATGCACagtgcaaagaggggttaggcaGACGAGGTCAACTGTGTGGTTGGACTAAGAATCGTCAAGGAAGACAATTAAATAACAACAAcaacgaaataactggaaggcttctgaagcgtcggtctcgggtcgtcacAGCCTCCTCCTCAGAGTACCCAAGAACCATCACCTCACTTTTGGCAAAGTTAATCGTGAGACCCAACATCTCCTGAAAgcagagaaggagaaacttgaggtGCCGAATATCCTCGTTCGAGCCTTCCACCATCATGTTGGTGTTGTCCGCATACTGGAGGTGGGTCAAACCTCCGTCGCCCACGAGATGGGGGCAAATCCCCCTAATGTGGCCAGCGTGTTTGGCCAAGTCTAGGACCGTTGCCAGAGCATCGACCACAAGATTGAAGAGAAATGGGGAGAGAGGGTCCCCTTGCCGTACTCCCTGGCCAGTCAGGAAGTACGAGCCGACCTCCCCATTTATGTTGACAGCCGTGCGCCCACTCGTAACAAGCTGCATAACCCGAGCAATCCAGTGTGGGTCGAAACCACACTTCATCATCACCTCTCGAAGGAAGGACCAATGTACAGTGTCGTACGCCTTATGGATGTCAATCTTGAGGAACACCGCGCGGAGGTGTTCGCTCTTGACTTCATGAATGACCTTGTGGAGAACGAGGATCCCATCCAAAATATATCGGCCTTTGATGAAGGCCGTCTGGTTCAGATGGTGGATCCGGGGGGCGATCAGGgccgccctagtggcgtaccccttGGCCAGAATCTGAAAAAGCACGTTGAGAACTGTGATAGGCCGGAACTGCCGAATGTCTGCCGCACCCGGGACCTTCGGGATCAAGGAAATGATCCCGTAATTGAGGCGGGAGACGTCCAATGTTCCTCGAGAGAGCTCAAGGAACAGGTCGAGGATGACATCCTTGACCATCGGCCAGAATGCCTGAAAGAAGCGGACAGGCAGACCATCGGGACCTGGGGCCGAGGCCGGGTTCATTGCTTTCACAAAAGTCTCGACCTCAGTGGCATCAAAGGGAGCGAGGAGAGCAGCATTCTCCGCTGGGGAGATTTGTTGGCTAGGTGTCCATATGTGGTCCGCTAGGGAGACACCACCCCTAGTTCGCCCGGCAAATAGCGACTTACAGAATCCGTCCACATGAGCCCGGATCGCTGGGGGTCCTGAAATAGCCGGCCTCCTTCCCATAAAAGGGGAATGGAGCAGCGTCTACGACGGCCATTAGCAATGGCCTGGAAGTAGGCAGTGTTGGCATCACCAAACAGCACCCAGTTCATAGAGCCCCGCTGGCGCCAATACTCCTCTTCTTTAGAGTAGATGTCCATAAGAGAATCTTCGAGGTTGTATCTATGAGCCCATTCTTCTGCAGAGATGCCCGATGTGTCCGCAAGTGATCCTTTTTTGTGTGTTAACAATAATGAAGACTGCTCTTAATCTCCGAATCATGTAAATGTAGAACCATACATAGCTCCATAGTCCTGCAAACTTGCCACATACACTGGATTCAGGTTTACACCCAACTCAAGTCCAAATATGCCTGAAGCAAAAATTTACAGTTTTTGCCATTATGGTCAAATATACAGTACTAGCTAGTTTGAGGGATTTAAAATAATCCAGTTACATCAAACATCAAGTACACTACAATTCTAGAAAGGGGGAGGAATAGGTCATAGCAGAGACTGGACAAGCCACCGCCAGAAACTAAGAAtagaaataaactaaaaataaaaaaggagCCACACACCACAAAAAATCCAAGTTTCCCACTTTCTATTTGTATTACATAATAGCAATAAAGTGGATACTAGGGGAAATGGGTATACAAAATGATCACCTGCCTTGACATTTTGATAGGCGTATAAGAATCGCAGGCTTTACTGCCACTGTTTCATATGAACAGAACTGCAGTGCACACTAATAATCAAACAGAAACAGGTGCCGCTGGAGTTACCTATGCAGGATCCACACTGCTCTCCTCTTCCTGCGGGCTATGACAACATGAGATTGCCAGCACTATATGGATTGCAACATATACCAGCACGGCGGTCACTAGTGCAACGACATACATAGACGTCTTCCACCCCCTGCTGGAGCCTGCTGCGTAGGCCACTAGGAGAGCGAGCAAATCCAGCACAATCGTCGTGTTCATGACCTTGAGCGACCATTTCTTCTCGTCCTTCCACTCCAGTAGCAAAATGATGATAACAACAATGGACGACACGAAGGACGTGGAGTTGCTGTAGAAGAAGGCGAGGTAACGGTGCCTCTGGTTGTCATGCATGATTGGGTTGCCCGCGTCGTATCCATTCCCACTGTGCTGCCAAGCTCCGCCTGGTGGATCTAGGCCGGCCTGGTAGGTGACGCTTGCCACCAAGATTCCTAGCAGCATCAGATATTTGCGCATGACATGTTTTTCCTTTCCTGGTGTACAACTGCTTACCTCAATGGGCTCCAGTTCACCGGCCGTGTCTTCAGGTATGTTGTTCCTTTCCTTCAACAAGAATACCAGGAGCAGTAAAGCTATAACGACGAGGACCACAACCACCAAGACGAAAATGTAGATGGATGTTTTCAGATGTTGCGTGCTTCCGGCAGCATATGCTCCCATCAGACCAAACATGCCCGCCCCTGTGCAAACAGCGAGTGCATAGCTTCGTATCGCAGGCCTGTATAGATGTGGGTTCACGAGCAGTATGATCAGTGCGATGGACAGCATGAAGCTCACCGTGTTGCAGTAGAAGAAGGCTGTGTAACGCCGGGGAAAGTTGTATAGGAGGACCGGATCCCCAGCGTGGTGCCTGCTATCATCTTGGAGCCGGAAACCGCCAGGAGGGGTCAACCCAGCTTGATAAGTGATGGTCGCGGCCAAGACTGCGAAAAGGAGCAACCGCTTGCGCCTCTTCTCCACGGACTTAATTTCTTCTTTGGTGGGGTTGGTGGCATGGTTCAGTGTGAAGAAGACAACATGGATCACTACATAGACCAGGACGGCGCCAGCCAAGGCCATGGCATAAATGGAGGTGGTCAAGTCCCGAGAGCTTCCCGCAGCATATGCTCCGATGATGCCAAACAAGTCCAGTATCATGGCtgcctcgagcacgtgtgtctGGAGCATAACCTTGCTTTGGACCAGGATGATGGCCACCAAGGAGGCTACGAAGGCGACAGAGTTGCAGTAGAAGAAGGCCTTGTACCTCTTAGCGTTCACGGTGAGGAGGATCGGGTCACCAGCCATGTGGCCGTCCCGATTACCCGGCCAGAAGCCACCGGGAGGATCCAGCCCTGCTTGGTAAGTGATGGTTGCGGCAAGAGTGGCTAGTAACAGTACAAGGGAACGAGCATGCTCCGCTGCGACCCTATGTAGTTGGGGAGCAAAAGAGGTCAGATAAAGCCAATGATttgcagaggaggaagaagaataagaaaagggATGTGCTCCCGTAGTACCTGCTGTCATTAGTCTCCAGACCTGGTGCTCTTGTTATTGCTCTTGACAAGCTCCCTGACACCGAACGATGGAAGCTTTTGATTTTGGTCCAGAACCTGGTATCGCTTGCAGCTTTTATGGTACCTTGAATAACTGCAGCTTGGAGCAATGCCATGAATGCCAGGACGGCAATAACCAGGCTGCCCACATAGAAGTTGGTGTCGGTCTCCCTGCAGCTGCCTGCGGTGTATGAGACGATGAGGCTGATCAGCGCGACGGCGATGAACCAGTATGCCTCAGTCACACGAGGTTTTCTGTCCAGAAGCACCACAATGATGAGCAAGGACGCCACGAACGCCAGGGCATTGAAGAACAAGAACACCGTCAGGCGCTTGCCGTGGCTGTCCTTGAGGATCGCGTCGCCAGGGCTGTGGCCGTTCTCACTGTTGTCCCAGAAGCCACCTGGCGTGCTCATCCCGGCAACGTATGTCACGCTCACCGCGAACGTCGCGAGCAGCATCAGGACCTTTCGTAGCCGTTTCTCATGCACTGCGTCGATGTAGCTGTGCTTGTCTTCTGGCAACGAGGCTAGCACCATCTGAAGAGCAAGGTAGGCAACGACGGCAACCACCAGCACCGAGGAGAAGATGGTCGTGGGCTTGTCGCGGCATGTCCCGGCAGCATAGGCTCCCATGACGCTTAGCAGGTCCACAACCATGACCGCCCGCAGTGGCAGGAGGGTGACGcggttcttctttttctcttccatgagggtgaggaagaggatggCGAGGATGATCACGAGTGACGAGGCAAATGCGGTGGCGTTGCAGTAGTAGAACACCAGGTACCGGTGGTAGCTGGTGGTCCGGATAATGGAGTCGCCTGCGAATTGGCCCGTGGCGTCGACAGTCTCCTGCCAGACGCCCCCCGGTGGGTTGAACCCCGCGGCATATGTCACCGTGGCCACCAGCGTTGCCAGCAGCAGGATGTACTTGCTCAGGTCGAGCATGAGCTCGTAGCTCTCGATCACCTCCTCGGGTTGGCTGCTTCCATTTGCAGGAGGCTGAGTATCATGGGGCTGGCTGTTTCCATTTGTTGGATTGGTGGCAGGAGGGCAAGCATCCGGCGCGGGGCCGTCTACTGTGATATCATGTGAACTGTTGTGGCGTTTTTGCTCGGCCGCCATTTGCGTAGCAATTGGTGCCTCAGCTCGACTGAATCTGTCTTCAATATATAGCTCACCAGGCAAGCTTGCTCATCAGCATGACAACCTGGCATAACGTCACCATATCATAACATAAAGGAGCAACGTGAAAGAAAGACGGTATTGCAATTATAGATAGCACCCTTAGATCAGCATCCGACGGATATCGTTCATCTTCTCGAGGAGACCACTTCCTGCTGTATTTATATATTCATATTAATTAAGGTAGAAAACTGCTGGTAGCTGGAGCCGAAGCTGGTTGCCACCACATGCGTAACCTCATCGTGGTTAACAaatggggaggcccaaggggggcgctcATGGTGAATTGGTGATATTATCATGTGTCCCCACTTCACCATTAGTATTGATAGAACTGCTTGATATGTCGCCGTGAATCCGTGATGGGGCGAGGCGAAAATTCCTTCCAGGACAGGGAAGATAGCGACACAACACGAAAGAGACTATTGGTGCAGCCACCAGATGCTGAATCCAAATAAAATACACCCATTCCTGATTCGAAAAATTGCACTGTAACTTTCTTGTGGTTTCGTAGGCGGTTTACTGGATAAAACTAGAATGCTAGTCACGTATCTTGAACAACTGTACGGGAACTAGGATACGTGTCATATTTCTCAAAACATCGTTAGTCCCCCAGGAATATGGATGCACCTCAACACCAAAGTTCAAGGCATCTCCAGTTTGAATCCTGAACATATTTCAGTTCTCAACTGCAACAAAGGTGTGCAATGCATA
The sequence above is drawn from the Triticum aestivum cultivar Chinese Spring chromosome 7A, IWGSC CS RefSeq v2.1, whole genome shotgun sequence genome and encodes:
- the LOC123153244 gene encoding uncharacterized protein, with the protein product MLDLSKYILLLATLVATVTYAAGFNPPGGVWQETVDATGQFAGDSIIRTTSYHRYLVFYYCNATAFASSLVIILAILFLTLMEEKKKNRVTLLPLRAVMVVDLLSVMGAYAAGTCRDKPTTIFSSVLVVAVVAYLALQMVLASLPEDKHSYIDAVHEKRLRKVLMLLATFAVSVTYVAGMSTPGGFWDNSENGHSPGDAILKDSHGKRLTVFLFFNALAFVASLLIIVVLLDRKPRVTEAYWFIAVALISLIVSYTAGSCRETDTNFYVGSLVIAVLAFMALLQAAVIQGTIKAASDTRFWTKIKSFHRSVSGSLSRAITRAPGLETNDSRVAAEHARSLVLLLATLAATITYQAGLDPPGGFWPGNRDGHMAGDPILLTVNAKRYKAFFYCNSVAFVASLVAIILVQSKVMLQTHVLEAAMILDLFGIIGAYAAGSSRDLTTSIYAMALAGAVLVYVVIHVVFFTLNHATNPTKEEIKSVEKRRKRLLLFAVLAATITYQAGLTPPGGFRLQDDSRHHAGDPVLLYNFPRRYTAFFYCNTVSFMLSIALIILLVNPHLYRPAIRSYALAVCTGAGMFGLMGAYAAGSTQHLKTSIYIFVLVVVVLVVIALLLLVFLLKERNNIPEDTAGELEPIEVSSCTPGKEKHVMRKYLMLLGILVASVTYQAGLDPPGGAWQHSGNGYDAGNPIMHDNQRHRYLAFFYSNSTSFVSSIVVIIILLLEWKDEKKWSLKVMNTTIVLDLLALLVAYAAGSSRGWKTSMYVVALVTAVLVYVAIHIVLAISCCHSPQEEESSVDPA